The Scyliorhinus canicula chromosome 13, sScyCan1.1, whole genome shotgun sequence genome contains a region encoding:
- the LOC119975431 gene encoding zinc-binding protein A33-like isoform X1: MASRQEAESLTEEAICPVCLDFFVDPVILDCGHNFCRSCITQCCKKKINSCPECRERIPKRNLKINRALANLAEKARNLSMNQNEKENKLHCEEHQEELKLFCETDKKLICVICRDSWEHKDHCLLSVKKAAEIYRDQRKSSLDSLRENKKAVLKTEQKQKRKISEVREQSSSLQTRIAFEFSKMHQILTEKEQRLLRDLREEEERILETMEKNLQEIQENLISIEEKLSNLQKQVEQKDELTILKEEASRSKRINEGNHTPSVANVDLSIRKFNGPLQYTVWREMLDSIDPAPVSLTLDPNQMNSRLIFSSDHSSVRFGNEPQRLSGSPETFHVWPFVLGSQGFTSGRHYWEVEVGKKTQWIVGVARESVNREGRMDLSPENGYWTVWLEFGNYYFAVTSPSLTPLTQRVNPHKIGVYLNYEDGQVSFYNADNMSHLHTYTHAFTERIFPFFHPGWNIDGKNSAPLKICGIKGH; the protein is encoded by the exons ATGGCTTCCAGACAGGAGGCCGAGAGTTTGACCGAGGAGGCAATTTGTCCAGTTTGTCTTGATTTCTTCGTTGACCCGGTAATACTGGATTGTGGACACAACTTCTGCCGCTCTTGTATCACCCAGTGTTGCAAAAAGAAGATCAACTCCTGTCCGGAATGTAGAGAGAGGATTCCGAAGCGAAACCTCAAGATAAATCGGGCCTTAGCGAATCTGGCCGAGAAAGCTCGAAATTTAAGCATGAATCAGAATGAGAAGGAAAACAAACTTCACTGCGAGGAACATCAGGAAGAACTGAAGCTGTTTTGTGAAACTGACAAGAAACTGATCTGTGTGATTTGCAGAGATTCGTGGGAACACAAAGACCACTGTTTGCTGTCGGTTAAAAAAGCTGCTGAAATCTATAGG GATCAACGGAAATCTTCCTTAGATTCTCTCAGGGAGAATAAAAAGGCGGTTCTAAAAACCGAGCAGAAACAGAAACGGAAGATTTCTGAAGTTAGG GAGCAGTCGAGCAGTCTGCAGACCCGCATCGCATTCGAGTTCAGTAAAATGCACCAGATTCTCACTGAGAAAGAGCAGCGTTTACTCAGAGATCTCAGGGAAGAAGAGGAGAGGATTCTGGAAACAATGGAGAAAAACCTTCAAGAGATCCAGGAGAATTTAATTTCTATTGAGGAGAAACTCTCCAACTTGCAGAAACAGGTGGAGCAAAAAGACGAGCTGACAATTCTGAAG GAGGAAGCTTCCCGGAGTAAAAG GATTAATGAAGGCAATCACACCCCTTCAGTAGCTAATGTAGACCTGTCTATCAGAAAGTTCAATGGGCCTTTACAGTACACAGTATGGAGAGAAATGCTGGACTCCATTGACCCCG CTCCAGTCTCTCTGACTCTGGATCCAAACCAAATGAATTCCCGGCTCATCTTCTCCAGTGACCACAGCAGCGTGAGATTTGGAAATGAACCACAGCGGCTTTCCGGTTCTCCGGAGACGTTTCATGTCTGGCCCTTTGTCCTGGGATCACAGGGATTCACGTCAGGGAGACATtactgggaggtggaggtggggaagaAGACTCAATGGATTGTGGGAGTGGCCCGAGAGTCTGTGAACAGGGAAGGGAGAATGGACCTGAGCCCTGAGAACGGCTACTGGACTGTGTGGCTGGAATTTGGAAATTACTATTTTGCGGTCacttccccctcactgacccccctcacccagaGGGTGAATCCGCATAAAATAGGAGTGTACCTGAACTATGAGGATGGGCAGGTGTCATTTTACAATGCagacaacatgtcccatctccacACTTACACTCACGCTTTCACTGAGAGAATCTTTCCCTTCTTCCATCCGGGATGGAATATTGACGGGAAAAACTCGGCACCGCTGAAAATCTGTGGGATTAAAGGTCACTGA
- the LOC119975431 gene encoding zinc-binding protein A33-like isoform X2 has protein sequence MASRQEAESLTEEAICPVCLDFFVDPVILDCGHNFCRSCITQCCKKKINSCPECRERIPKRNLKINRALANLAEKARNLSMNQNEKENKLHCEEHQEELKLFCETDKKLICVICRDSWEHKDHCLLSVKKAAEIYRDQRKSSLDSLRENKKAVLKTEQKQKRKISEVREQSSSLQTRIAFEFSKMHQILTEKEQRLLRDLREEEERILETMEKNLQEIQENLISIEEKLSNLQKQVEQKDELTILKVRINEGNHTPSVANVDLSIRKFNGPLQYTVWREMLDSIDPAPVSLTLDPNQMNSRLIFSSDHSSVRFGNEPQRLSGSPETFHVWPFVLGSQGFTSGRHYWEVEVGKKTQWIVGVARESVNREGRMDLSPENGYWTVWLEFGNYYFAVTSPSLTPLTQRVNPHKIGVYLNYEDGQVSFYNADNMSHLHTYTHAFTERIFPFFHPGWNIDGKNSAPLKICGIKGH, from the exons ATGGCTTCCAGACAGGAGGCCGAGAGTTTGACCGAGGAGGCAATTTGTCCAGTTTGTCTTGATTTCTTCGTTGACCCGGTAATACTGGATTGTGGACACAACTTCTGCCGCTCTTGTATCACCCAGTGTTGCAAAAAGAAGATCAACTCCTGTCCGGAATGTAGAGAGAGGATTCCGAAGCGAAACCTCAAGATAAATCGGGCCTTAGCGAATCTGGCCGAGAAAGCTCGAAATTTAAGCATGAATCAGAATGAGAAGGAAAACAAACTTCACTGCGAGGAACATCAGGAAGAACTGAAGCTGTTTTGTGAAACTGACAAGAAACTGATCTGTGTGATTTGCAGAGATTCGTGGGAACACAAAGACCACTGTTTGCTGTCGGTTAAAAAAGCTGCTGAAATCTATAGG GATCAACGGAAATCTTCCTTAGATTCTCTCAGGGAGAATAAAAAGGCGGTTCTAAAAACCGAGCAGAAACAGAAACGGAAGATTTCTGAAGTTAGG GAGCAGTCGAGCAGTCTGCAGACCCGCATCGCATTCGAGTTCAGTAAAATGCACCAGATTCTCACTGAGAAAGAGCAGCGTTTACTCAGAGATCTCAGGGAAGAAGAGGAGAGGATTCTGGAAACAATGGAGAAAAACCTTCAAGAGATCCAGGAGAATTTAATTTCTATTGAGGAGAAACTCTCCAACTTGCAGAAACAGGTGGAGCAAAAAGACGAGCTGACAATTCTGAAGGTGAG GATTAATGAAGGCAATCACACCCCTTCAGTAGCTAATGTAGACCTGTCTATCAGAAAGTTCAATGGGCCTTTACAGTACACAGTATGGAGAGAAATGCTGGACTCCATTGACCCCG CTCCAGTCTCTCTGACTCTGGATCCAAACCAAATGAATTCCCGGCTCATCTTCTCCAGTGACCACAGCAGCGTGAGATTTGGAAATGAACCACAGCGGCTTTCCGGTTCTCCGGAGACGTTTCATGTCTGGCCCTTTGTCCTGGGATCACAGGGATTCACGTCAGGGAGACATtactgggaggtggaggtggggaagaAGACTCAATGGATTGTGGGAGTGGCCCGAGAGTCTGTGAACAGGGAAGGGAGAATGGACCTGAGCCCTGAGAACGGCTACTGGACTGTGTGGCTGGAATTTGGAAATTACTATTTTGCGGTCacttccccctcactgacccccctcacccagaGGGTGAATCCGCATAAAATAGGAGTGTACCTGAACTATGAGGATGGGCAGGTGTCATTTTACAATGCagacaacatgtcccatctccacACTTACACTCACGCTTTCACTGAGAGAATCTTTCCCTTCTTCCATCCGGGATGGAATATTGACGGGAAAAACTCGGCACCGCTGAAAATCTGTGGGATTAAAGGTCACTGA